In a genomic window of Bordetella petrii:
- a CDS encoding DUF3325 domain-containing protein, with protein sequence MMSVAAFCLAYAGFAALCLGMDRHYEAVFGRALPRRHRAPLRAFGWAALALSLWASAAVWGWRYGTVEWIGILTLAGLLLIWLVSFRAGPALAVGGVCAVAAPVLAWI encoded by the coding sequence ATGATGAGCGTCGCCGCTTTCTGCCTGGCCTATGCCGGCTTTGCCGCCCTTTGCCTGGGCATGGACCGTCACTACGAGGCGGTGTTCGGACGTGCGCTGCCACGCCGCCACCGCGCCCCGCTGCGCGCCTTCGGCTGGGCCGCGTTGGCCCTGTCGCTGTGGGCCTCGGCTGCCGTGTGGGGCTGGCGCTACGGCACGGTTGAATGGATCGGCATCCTGACCCTGGCGGGACTGCTGCTGATCTGGCTGGTCAGTTTCCGTGCGGGTCCGGCGCTGGCCGTGGGCGGCGTCTGCGCCGTGGCGGCGCCGGTGCTGGCCTGGATATAG
- a CDS encoding PepSY-associated TM helix domain-containing protein, whose product MMAQPARTQGESLRQAMSWLHTWAGLVFGWLLFAMFLTGTLAFFRPEITHWMQPEMPARQASLPAAQAAEVAQRYLEQHAPDAPRWFISLPSAREPLLGLLYQVPKPAPGERGFKRVKLDPATGQALKARETRGGDFLYRFHFELEMGFPWGRWLASVAGMFMLVAIISGVITHKKIFTDFFTFRPGKGGQRAWMDGHNVLSVLGLPFHLMITFSGLLIFMAMLLPAGISAAYDDPRQFTNDMFPAFAPAPAGQGAAPLVPLGQVVERAQAEWQGGRVGRLVVANPGKPGAVVSASRAAEERITYGRGAPSLRFDGVDGKLLARHDADSAARVTAGAIIGLHLGLFAEPLLRWLYFLVSLAGTAMVGTGLALWVAKRRQKAGPAARQAFSLRLVDALNAGAIAGLCVALAVYFWANRLLPVELPGRSAWETRAFFIAWGLAFAHAFLFRTRMWPDLLALAAGMALGLPALNALTTARHLGVSLPAGDWVMAGFDLAALAAGILLAWMAHKSRRPAARSARQPTRAARAAGALKTEVNP is encoded by the coding sequence ATGATGGCGCAACCGGCGCGCACCCAGGGCGAAAGCCTGCGGCAGGCGATGTCGTGGCTGCATACGTGGGCGGGGCTGGTGTTCGGCTGGTTGCTGTTCGCCATGTTCCTGACCGGCACTCTGGCGTTCTTCCGTCCCGAGATTACGCATTGGATGCAGCCCGAGATGCCCGCGCGCCAGGCAAGCCTGCCGGCCGCGCAAGCGGCCGAGGTGGCGCAGCGCTACCTGGAACAGCACGCGCCCGACGCGCCGCGCTGGTTCATCAGCCTGCCCAGCGCGCGTGAACCGCTGCTGGGCCTGCTGTACCAGGTGCCCAAGCCGGCGCCGGGCGAGCGCGGCTTCAAGCGCGTGAAGCTGGACCCCGCCACCGGCCAGGCGCTGAAGGCGCGCGAGACGCGCGGCGGCGACTTCCTGTATCGCTTTCATTTCGAACTTGAAATGGGCTTTCCGTGGGGGCGCTGGCTTGCCTCGGTGGCTGGCATGTTCATGCTGGTCGCCATCATCAGCGGGGTGATCACGCACAAGAAGATTTTCACGGATTTCTTTACCTTCAGGCCGGGCAAGGGCGGCCAGCGGGCCTGGATGGACGGCCACAATGTCCTGTCGGTGCTGGGCCTGCCGTTTCACCTGATGATTACCTTCAGCGGCCTGCTGATTTTCATGGCCATGCTGCTGCCGGCGGGCATCTCGGCGGCCTACGACGACCCGCGCCAGTTCACCAACGATATGTTTCCGGCCTTCGCGCCCGCGCCGGCGGGCCAGGGCGCTGCGCCGCTGGTGCCGCTGGGGCAGGTGGTGGAGCGCGCGCAGGCCGAGTGGCAGGGCGGCCGCGTCGGCCGCCTGGTGGTGGCCAACCCCGGCAAGCCGGGCGCCGTCGTGTCGGCCAGCCGCGCCGCCGAAGAACGCATTACGTACGGGCGGGGCGCGCCCAGCCTGCGCTTTGACGGTGTCGACGGCAAGCTGCTGGCGCGCCACGATGCCGACAGCGCGGCCAGAGTGACGGCCGGCGCCATCATCGGCCTGCACCTGGGCCTGTTCGCCGAACCGCTGCTGCGCTGGCTGTATTTCCTGGTCAGCCTGGCCGGCACTGCCATGGTGGGAACCGGGCTGGCGCTGTGGGTGGCCAAGCGCCGTCAGAAGGCCGGCCCGGCCGCCCGGCAGGCGTTTTCGCTGAGGCTGGTCGACGCCCTGAATGCAGGCGCCATCGCCGGCCTGTGCGTGGCCCTGGCGGTGTACTTCTGGGCCAACCGGCTGCTGCCCGTCGAGCTGCCGGGCCGCTCTGCCTGGGAAACCCGCGCCTTCTTCATTGCCTGGGGCCTGGCGTTTGCGCATGCCTTCCTGTTTCGGACCCGCATGTGGCCCGACCTGCTGGCGCTGGCCGCCGGCATGGCCCTGGGCCTGCCCGCGCTCAACGCGCTGACCACCGCGCGTCACCTGGGCGTGTCACTGCCGGCGGGCGACTGGGTCATGGCCGGCTTCGACCTGGCCGCGCTGGCCGCGGGCATCCTGCTGGCGTGGATGGCGCATAAATCGCGCCGGCCGGCCGCCCGATCCGCCCGGCAGCCGACACGCGCCGCGCGGGCGGCCGGGGCCTTGAAAACCGAGGTGAATCCATGA
- the lpdA gene encoding dihydrolipoyl dehydrogenase, with protein MSKQFDVVVIGAGPGGYIAAIRAAQLGMSVACIDAWQNGQGGPAPGGTCTNVGCIPSKALLQSSEHFEQANHHFAEHGIEVKGVSLKLDTLIGRKNTVVKQNNDGILYLFKKNKVTFFHGKGAFAGKADGGYAIKVTGTAEEDLVAKHVVVATGSSARELPGLPFDEKVVLSNDGALNIDGVPKKLGVIGAGVIGLEMGSVWRRLGAEVTILEAMPEFLAAADQQVAKEALKAFTKQGLDIQMGVKIGEIKATAKQVTVPYTDAKGGEQKLVVDKLIVSIGRVPYTGGLNAEGVGLKLDQRGFIEVDGDCKTNLPNVWAVGDVVRGPMLAHKAEEEGVAVAERIAGQHGHVNFDTVPWVIYTSPEIAWVGKTEQQLKKEGREYKAGSFPFLANGRARALGDTTGFAKVIADAKTDEVLGVHIVGPMASELISEAVTIMEFRGAAEDIARICHAHPTLSEAVKEAALAVDKRALNF; from the coding sequence ATGTCCAAACAATTTGACGTCGTCGTCATCGGTGCCGGCCCCGGCGGGTACATCGCGGCCATCCGCGCCGCGCAACTGGGTATGTCGGTGGCCTGCATCGACGCCTGGCAGAACGGCCAGGGCGGCCCGGCGCCCGGCGGCACCTGCACCAACGTGGGCTGCATTCCGTCCAAGGCGCTGCTGCAGTCGTCCGAGCACTTCGAGCAGGCCAATCATCACTTTGCCGAGCACGGCATCGAGGTCAAGGGCGTGAGCCTGAAGCTGGACACGCTGATCGGCCGCAAGAACACGGTGGTCAAGCAGAACAACGACGGCATCCTGTACCTGTTCAAGAAGAACAAAGTCACGTTCTTCCATGGCAAGGGCGCCTTCGCGGGCAAGGCTGACGGCGGCTATGCCATCAAGGTTACCGGCACGGCCGAAGAAGACCTGGTAGCCAAGCACGTGGTGGTGGCTACCGGTTCGTCGGCGCGCGAACTGCCGGGCCTGCCGTTCGACGAAAAAGTCGTGCTGTCCAACGATGGCGCGCTGAACATCGATGGCGTGCCGAAGAAGCTGGGCGTGATCGGCGCCGGCGTCATCGGCCTGGAAATGGGCAGCGTGTGGCGCCGCCTGGGTGCGGAAGTCACCATCCTGGAAGCGATGCCGGAATTCCTGGCCGCGGCCGACCAGCAGGTGGCCAAGGAAGCCCTGAAGGCCTTCACGAAGCAGGGCCTGGACATCCAGATGGGCGTGAAGATCGGCGAGATCAAGGCCACCGCCAAGCAGGTTACCGTGCCCTACACCGATGCCAAGGGCGGCGAGCAGAAACTGGTGGTCGACAAGCTGATCGTCTCGATCGGCCGCGTGCCCTACACCGGCGGGTTGAACGCCGAGGGCGTGGGCCTGAAGCTGGACCAGCGCGGCTTCATCGAGGTGGACGGCGATTGCAAGACCAACCTGCCCAATGTGTGGGCGGTGGGCGACGTGGTGCGCGGCCCGATGCTGGCCCACAAGGCCGAAGAAGAGGGCGTGGCGGTGGCCGAGCGCATCGCCGGCCAGCATGGCCACGTGAATTTCGACACCGTGCCGTGGGTCATCTATACCTCGCCCGAAATCGCCTGGGTGGGCAAGACCGAGCAGCAACTGAAGAAAGAAGGCCGCGAATACAAGGCCGGCAGCTTCCCGTTCCTGGCCAACGGCCGCGCTCGCGCGCTGGGCGACACCACGGGCTTTGCCAAGGTCATCGCCGACGCCAAGACCGACGAAGTGCTGGGCGTGCATATCGTGGGCCCGATGGCGTCCGAGCTCATCTCTGAGGCGGTCACCATCATGGAATTCCGCGGCGCGGCCGAAGACATCGCCCGTATCTGCCATGCGCACCCGACGCTGTCTGAAGCCGTGAAGGAAGCGGCGCTGGCGGTGGACAAGCGCGCGCTGAACTTCTGA
- a CDS encoding 2-oxoglutarate dehydrogenase E1 component, with protein MSSESESLSNSYLFGGNAPYVEELYESYLDNPGSVPDNWREYFDQLQHAPATDGQESTRDQAHAPIVQSFAQRARTNGFVQHSVQPDLSMASKQVSVQSLIAAYRSLGSRWADLDPLKRRERPPIPELDPAFYGLTEADLDQTYSATNTYFTTASTMTLRDILKALRDTYCRSIGAEFTHISDPAAKRWIQERLEKSFGAATYTAEEKRHILQQLTESEGLERFLHTKYVGQKRFSLEGGESFIASMDEVVNHAGESGVQEIVVGMAHRGRLNLLVNIMGKMPGDLFAEFEGKHAEGLTDGDVKYHNGFSSDLSTRGGPVHLSLAFNPSHLEIVNPVVEGSVRARQERRGDHEGKQVLPVLVHGDAAFAGQGVVMETLNLAQTRGYGTGGTLHIVINNQIGFTTSDPRDSRSTLYCTDVVKMIEAPVFHVNGDDPEAVVFATKLALDYRMQFSHDVVLDIVCFRKLGHNEQDTPSLTQPLMYKSIGHHPGTRKLYADKLTAQGVLAEGEGDQMVKDYRQLMEDGQRTIEPVLTDYKSKYAIDWSPFMGAKWTDQADTAVPLAELKRIGERITTVPEGFTVHPLVNKLLNDRRNMAKGEMNLDWGMGEHLAFATLVASGYAVRITGQDSGRGTFTHRHAVLHDQNRERWNDGTYVPLQNVSDGQAPFTVIDSVLSEEAVLGFEYGYSSAEPNTLTIWEAQFGDFVNGAQVVIDQFISSGEAKWGRQSGLTLMLPHGYEGQGPEHSSGRIERFLQLCADNNIQVVQPTTASQIFHLLRRQMIRPFRKPLVIFTPKSLLRNKDAGSPLTELAGGSFRPVIGELDDSIDASKVKRVLACSGKVYYDLVNARREREASHVAIVRVEQLYPFAHKSFEAELRKYGQATEVVWVQDEPQNQGPWFYVQHHLYENMAEGQKLGYAGRPASASPAVGYLAKHQEQQKALIEQAFAAKYKGFMLTK; from the coding sequence ATGTCTTCCGAATCAGAATCCCTTTCCAATTCGTATTTGTTCGGCGGCAACGCCCCATACGTCGAAGAACTGTACGAATCGTATCTCGACAATCCCGGCTCGGTGCCCGACAACTGGCGCGAATACTTCGACCAGCTGCAGCACGCGCCCGCCACCGACGGTCAGGAATCCACCCGCGACCAGGCCCACGCGCCCATCGTCCAATCGTTCGCGCAGCGTGCCCGCACCAATGGCTTCGTGCAGCATTCGGTCCAGCCCGACCTGTCGATGGCCAGCAAGCAGGTGTCGGTACAGTCGCTGATCGCCGCCTACCGCTCGCTGGGCTCGCGCTGGGCCGATCTCGATCCGCTCAAGCGCCGCGAACGCCCGCCCATTCCTGAACTGGATCCGGCCTTCTACGGCCTGACCGAAGCCGACCTGGACCAGACCTACTCGGCCACCAACACGTACTTCACGACCGCCAGCACCATGACGCTGCGCGACATCCTGAAGGCGCTGCGCGACACCTACTGTCGCAGCATCGGGGCCGAGTTCACCCATATTTCCGATCCGGCCGCCAAGCGCTGGATCCAGGAACGCCTGGAAAAATCCTTCGGCGCCGCCACCTACACCGCCGAAGAAAAACGCCACATCCTGCAGCAACTGACCGAATCCGAAGGTCTCGAGCGCTTCCTGCACACCAAGTACGTGGGCCAGAAGCGCTTTTCGCTGGAAGGCGGCGAAAGCTTCATCGCCTCGATGGACGAAGTGGTGAACCACGCCGGTGAATCGGGCGTCCAGGAAATCGTGGTCGGCATGGCCCACCGCGGCCGCCTGAACCTGCTCGTGAACATCATGGGCAAAATGCCCGGCGACCTGTTCGCCGAGTTCGAAGGCAAGCACGCCGAAGGCCTGACAGATGGCGACGTGAAATACCACAACGGCTTTTCCAGCGATCTTTCCACGCGTGGCGGCCCGGTGCACCTGTCGCTGGCGTTCAACCCGTCGCACCTGGAAATCGTCAACCCGGTGGTCGAAGGCAGCGTGCGCGCGCGCCAGGAACGCCGCGGCGACCACGAAGGCAAGCAGGTGCTGCCGGTGCTGGTGCACGGCGACGCGGCCTTCGCCGGCCAGGGCGTGGTCATGGAAACCCTGAACCTGGCGCAGACGCGCGGCTACGGCACGGGCGGCACGCTGCACATCGTCATCAACAACCAGATCGGCTTCACCACGTCCGACCCGCGCGATTCGCGTTCCACGCTGTATTGCACCGACGTGGTCAAGATGATCGAGGCCCCGGTGTTCCACGTCAACGGCGACGACCCCGAAGCCGTGGTGTTCGCCACCAAGCTGGCGCTCGACTACCGCATGCAGTTCAGCCACGACGTGGTGCTGGACATCGTCTGCTTCCGCAAACTGGGGCACAACGAGCAAGATACCCCGTCGCTGACCCAGCCGCTCATGTACAAGAGCATCGGCCACCATCCCGGCACCCGCAAGCTGTACGCCGACAAGCTCACCGCGCAAGGCGTGCTGGCCGAGGGCGAAGGCGACCAGATGGTGAAAGACTACCGCCAGCTCATGGAAGACGGCCAGCGCACCATCGAGCCCGTGCTCACCGACTACAAGAGCAAGTACGCCATCGACTGGTCGCCCTTCATGGGCGCCAAATGGACCGACCAGGCCGACACCGCGGTGCCGCTGGCCGAACTCAAGCGCATCGGCGAACGCATCACCACCGTGCCCGAGGGCTTCACCGTGCACCCGCTGGTGAACAAGCTGCTGAACGACCGCCGCAACATGGCCAAGGGCGAGATGAACCTCGACTGGGGCATGGGCGAGCACCTGGCCTTCGCGACGCTGGTGGCCTCGGGCTACGCGGTGCGCATCACCGGCCAGGACTCCGGCCGCGGCACGTTCACGCACCGCCATGCCGTGCTGCACGACCAGAACCGCGAACGCTGGAACGACGGTACCTACGTGCCGCTGCAGAACGTGTCCGACGGCCAGGCGCCGTTCACCGTCATCGACTCGGTGCTGTCCGAAGAAGCGGTGCTTGGCTTCGAATACGGCTATTCCAGCGCCGAGCCCAACACGCTGACCATCTGGGAAGCGCAGTTCGGCGACTTCGTCAACGGCGCGCAAGTGGTCATCGACCAGTTCATCAGCTCGGGCGAAGCCAAGTGGGGCCGCCAGTCGGGCCTGACGCTGATGCTGCCGCACGGCTATGAAGGGCAGGGCCCGGAACACTCGTCGGGCCGCATCGAGCGCTTCCTGCAGCTGTGCGCCGACAACAACATCCAGGTGGTGCAGCCCACCACGGCTTCGCAGATCTTCCACCTGCTGCGCCGCCAGATGATCCGGCCGTTCCGCAAGCCGCTGGTTATCTTCACGCCGAAGTCCCTGCTGCGCAACAAAGACGCCGGCTCGCCCCTGACCGAACTGGCCGGCGGCAGCTTCCGCCCGGTGATCGGCGAACTCGACGACAGCATCGATGCTTCCAAGGTCAAGCGCGTGCTGGCCTGCTCGGGCAAGGTCTACTACGACCTGGTCAATGCGCGCCGCGAGCGCGAGGCCAGCCACGTGGCCATCGTCCGCGTCGAACAGCTTTACCCGTTCGCCCACAAGTCGTTCGAGGCCGAATTGCGCAAGTACGGCCAGGCGACCGAGGTCGTCTGGGTGCAAGACGAACCGCAAAACCAGGGTCCGTGGTTCTATGTTCAGCATCACTTGTACGAGAACATGGCCGAAGGCCAGAAGCTCGGCTACGCCGGCCGCCCGGCTTCCGCATCGCCCGCGGTGGGCTATCTGGCCAAGCACCAAGAGCAACAAAAGGCCCTGATCGAACAGGCTTTCGCCGCCAAGTACAAAGGCTTCATGCTGACCAAATAA
- a CDS encoding DUF3649 domain-containing protein, whose translation MKPVPGASLARYRWAVASRVGAAALGGYALASATAACLAVWLPMARADAVLTGMLVAFAAYAIGAAWVFATRNAWRAWAGMLGPAVVLAALCWLGRTAGMA comes from the coding sequence GTGAAACCTGTACCTGGCGCCAGCCTGGCGCGCTATCGATGGGCCGTGGCCTCGCGCGTGGGCGCGGCCGCGCTGGGCGGCTACGCCCTGGCCTCCGCCACCGCCGCCTGCCTGGCCGTGTGGCTGCCAATGGCGCGGGCCGACGCCGTGCTCACCGGCATGCTGGTGGCTTTTGCGGCTTACGCCATAGGGGCGGCCTGGGTGTTTGCCACCCGCAACGCCTGGCGCGCCTGGGCCGGGATGCTGGGGCCCGCCGTCGTGCTGGCGGCGCTGTGCTGGCTGGGGCGCACGGCGGGGATGGCATGA
- the zapE gene encoding cell division protein ZapE, whose translation MNVREYYEQALAERGYRSDAAQKRAVDRLQAYYDDWVSFKAMRSNALKKLLNRPDVPRGVYLWGGVGRGKSFLMDAFYATVPVVRKTRLHFHEFMRSVHRELESVKGMQDPLDEVARRVAKRYRLICFDEFHVSDVADAMILYRLLLKLFEYGTSFVMTSNYEPSTLYPDGLHRDRILPAIELIQKRMDVLNVDAGVDYRRRSLEQVQCYHTPLNEQARAALQDAFDRLADTPPQEPVLHIEHREIRALALGGSVVWFDFATLCGGPRSQNDYLELANRFHAVILSDVPRMGPRQASEARRFTWLIDVFYDHKIKLIMSAECEPEALYTEGALANEFHRTVSRILEMQSREYLESERRLAAGL comes from the coding sequence ATGAACGTCCGCGAATATTACGAACAGGCACTGGCGGAACGGGGCTATCGGTCCGACGCGGCGCAGAAGCGGGCCGTTGATCGGCTGCAGGCCTACTACGACGATTGGGTCAGCTTCAAGGCCATGCGCTCGAACGCGCTGAAAAAGCTGCTGAACCGGCCCGACGTGCCGCGCGGCGTCTACCTGTGGGGCGGGGTAGGGCGCGGCAAGAGCTTCCTGATGGACGCCTTCTATGCCACGGTGCCGGTGGTGCGCAAGACGCGGCTGCATTTTCACGAATTCATGCGCAGCGTGCATCGCGAGCTGGAAAGCGTCAAGGGCATGCAGGACCCGCTGGACGAAGTGGCGCGCCGGGTGGCCAAGCGCTACCGGCTGATCTGCTTCGACGAGTTCCATGTGTCGGACGTGGCCGATGCCATGATCCTGTACCGCCTGCTGCTCAAGCTGTTCGAATACGGCACCTCGTTCGTGATGACCTCGAACTACGAGCCGTCTACCTTGTATCCCGATGGCCTGCATCGCGACCGCATCCTGCCGGCTATCGAGCTGATCCAGAAGCGCATGGACGTGCTGAACGTGGACGCTGGCGTCGACTACCGCCGCCGTTCCCTGGAGCAGGTGCAGTGCTACCACACCCCCCTGAATGAGCAGGCGCGCGCCGCCCTGCAAGACGCCTTCGACCGGCTGGCCGACACGCCGCCGCAAGAACCGGTGCTGCACATCGAGCACCGCGAGATCCGCGCCCTGGCGCTGGGCGGCTCGGTGGTGTGGTTCGATTTCGCGACGCTTTGCGGCGGGCCACGCTCGCAGAACGATTACCTGGAACTGGCCAACCGCTTCCACGCCGTGATCCTGTCGGACGTGCCACGCATGGGGCCCCGCCAGGCCTCCGAGGCACGGCGCTTCACCTGGCTGATCGACGTGTTTTACGACCACAAGATCAAGCTGATCATGTCGGCCGAGTGCGAGCCCGAGGCGCTGTACACCGAAGGCGCGCTGGCCAACGAGTTCCATCGCACCGTATCGCGCATTCTGGAAATGCAGTCGCGCGAATACCTGGAGTCCGAACGCCGCCTGGCGGCCGGGCTGTAG
- the odhB gene encoding 2-oxoglutarate dehydrogenase complex dihydrolipoyllysine-residue succinyltransferase gives MAITDVVVPQLSESVSEATLLTWKKQQGAAVEADEILIEIETDKVVLEVPAPASGVLSEIVEGDGSTVTSGQLLAKIDTAAKAAAAPAPAAEAKAEPAAEKAAAAPAPASNAAAGVASPAASKILSEKGVDPATVAGSGRDGRITKADAQGASAAPKAAAAPAAPASLSLDGRPEQRVPMSRLRARIAERLLQSQQENAILTTFNEVNMQAVIDLRNKYKEKFEKEHGIKLGFMSFFVKAAVAALKKFPLINASIDGKDIIYHGYFDIGIAVGSPRGLVVPILRNADQLSIAEIEKTIADFGKRAADGKLGIEEMTGGTFSISNGGVFGSMLSTPIINPPQSAILGVHATKERAVVEKGQIVIRPMNYLALSYDHRIIDGREAVLGLVAMKDALEDPQRLLLDL, from the coding sequence ATGGCTATTACTGACGTCGTTGTTCCCCAATTGTCCGAATCCGTGTCGGAGGCGACCCTGCTCACCTGGAAGAAGCAGCAGGGCGCAGCGGTCGAGGCCGATGAAATCCTGATCGAAATCGAAACCGACAAGGTCGTGCTGGAAGTGCCCGCGCCCGCTTCGGGCGTGCTGTCCGAGATCGTCGAAGGCGACGGCAGCACGGTGACTTCGGGGCAACTGCTCGCCAAGATCGACACGGCCGCCAAGGCGGCCGCCGCCCCCGCGCCGGCCGCCGAGGCCAAGGCTGAGCCGGCCGCCGAGAAGGCTGCCGCCGCGCCGGCGCCCGCATCGAACGCCGCTGCGGGCGTGGCTTCGCCCGCCGCCTCGAAGATCCTGTCCGAAAAGGGTGTAGATCCCGCCACGGTGGCGGGCAGCGGCCGTGACGGCCGTATCACCAAGGCCGACGCCCAGGGTGCCAGCGCGGCTCCCAAGGCTGCCGCCGCGCCGGCTGCGCCTGCCTCGCTGTCGCTCGACGGCCGCCCCGAACAGCGCGTGCCCATGAGCCGCCTGCGCGCCCGCATCGCCGAGCGCCTGCTGCAGTCGCAACAGGAAAACGCCATCCTGACCACGTTCAACGAGGTCAACATGCAGGCCGTCATCGACCTGCGCAACAAGTACAAAGAGAAGTTCGAGAAAGAGCACGGCATCAAGCTGGGCTTCATGTCGTTCTTCGTGAAGGCCGCGGTTGCCGCGCTGAAGAAGTTCCCGCTGATCAACGCTTCGATCGACGGCAAGGACATCATCTACCACGGCTACTTCGACATCGGCATCGCGGTGGGCAGCCCGCGCGGCCTGGTGGTGCCGATCCTGCGCAACGCCGACCAGCTGTCGATCGCCGAGATCGAGAAAACCATTGCCGACTTCGGCAAGCGCGCGGCCGATGGCAAGCTGGGCATCGAAGAAATGACGGGCGGCACGTTCTCTATTTCGAACGGCGGCGTGTTCGGCTCGATGCTGTCCACGCCCATCATCAACCCGCCGCAATCGGCCATCCTGGGCGTGCACGCCACCAAGGAACGCGCGGTGGTCGAAAAGGGCCAGATCGTCATCCGGCCCATGAACTACCTGGCGTTGTCGTACGACCACCGCATCATCGACGGCCGCGAGGCGGTGCTGGGGCTGGTGGCCATGAAGGACGCGCTGGAAGATCCGCAGCGTCTGTTGCTGGACCTGTAA